One region of Glycine max cultivar Williams 82 chromosome 9, Glycine_max_v4.0, whole genome shotgun sequence genomic DNA includes:
- the LOC100800717 gene encoding uncharacterized protein — protein MEEEFEVIEVEYAPLCEGHEIDVDYEFDAPQFFNFKRQLETFWDATEVEQWFEFAPSYPPSPFLLKTKWGNCGPSIETEQVSNIEENNSTGLEYCNETIQDTLNGNTKPLSKSSSSKAKEFSFMKPTTSHLAKQKNPSEVQNPQHLRFQRQNSSPIDGQLTKRQKLGSGYLRKVARLKHHIIFTHKKTKEVDHNDANLASKSNVTIAKEPNLMTALRAHRHKPTQSSSQVLKAKSLNKKILEGPTKIFSEMKTPQPTQFQVFHLRTSQRAMQNTYNSTRNSLNYNSISNNDTRDLRTNSSVGSRHEKCRTNNKLQGSHNDKLSSKSERGVFRNIKVYPLELNDNGSLNEPPTKFFGKLSLASNVKQTTKSPSKEQPISKDLKENNRPGSLCQEH, from the exons ATGGAAGAAGAGTTCGAGGTGATCGAGGTTGAATACGCGCCTCTTTGCGAGGGTCATGAGATTGATGTTGATTACGAGTTCGATGCACCTCAGTTCTTCAATTTCAAACGCCAATTAGAAACTTTTTGGGATGCTACTGAAGTAGAGCAATGGTTTGAATTTGCCCCAAGTTACCCACCTTCAC CGTTTCTCTTGAAGACGAAATGGGGAAATTGTGGTCCTAGCATAGAGACCGAACAAGTTTCAAATATTGAGGAGAATAATAGCACAG gactCGAGTATTGTAATGAAACAATACAAGATACACTAAATGGTAACACAAAGCCTCTTAGCAAGTCAAGTTCATCAAAGGCTAAAGAATTCTCTTTTATGAAACCAACAACCAGTCATTTAGCCAAACAAAAGAACCCTTCAGAAGTTCAGAACCCTCAACATTTAAG GTTTCAAAGACAAAATTCTTCTCCCATAGATGGCCAATTAACCAAAAGGCAAAAGCTTGGATCTGGTTACTTACGCAAG GTTGCTCGTTTGAAGCATCACATTATTTTTACACATAAGAAGACTAAGGAG GTTGATCATAATGATGCCAATTTAGCATCTAAATCAAATGTTACCATTGCTAAAGAACCTAATTTGATGACAGCTCTTAGGGCACATAGACACAA ACCTACACAATCAAGTTCTCAGGTGCTTAAAGCAAAatccttaaataaaaaa ATTTTGgagggtccaacaaaaatcttCTCCGAGATGAAAACACCACAACCAACACAGTTTcaa GTGTTCCACTTGAGAACATCACAAAGGGCAATGCAAAACACGTATAATAGC ACTCGAAATAGTTTGAACTATAATTCTATATCAAATAATGACACACGGGATCTAAG GACAAACTCCAGTGTTGGCTCAAGACACGAGAAATGTAGAACAAATAACAAACTTCAAGGTAGTCATAATGATAAG ctctctagtaaaagtgaaagAGGTGTCTTCCGAAATATCAAAGTATATCCATTG gAACTAAACGACAACGGATCTCTAAATGAACCGCCCACGAAATTTTTTGGCAAG CTCTCCCTGGCTTCTAATGTCAAACAAACTACAAAATCACCATCAAAGGAGCAACCAATTTCTAAG GACTTGAAGGAGAATAATAGACCTGGATCATTGTGTCAAGAGCATTAA
- the LOC100801258 gene encoding box C/D snoRNA protein 1 — MSVSASQTEEQVSTRKPTTLCEECKSNPSKYTCPGCSLHSCSLPCVKSHKDRTGCSGKRNQTQFLPLSKFDDNVLLSDYKLLEEVKRVAESAQRMRNKLGIYAYFRLPRYLRSLKNAAGSRRTKLLFLPNGMSRREKNRSQYDQRKKFISWTIELHFHSTDIVLLDHEVDENTSFYSILEKHLKPGPWKNQLRQFCEVQLDCLKLFIRKYPKGPKSSFKELDIKAPIRQQLANIVILEFPVVFVFLPSHRINFEVIKDVNTSKHKSLQKDCEDNQFPQGLSFREEVIEDDNNSADPQVFDLMKQVESSLSHEVMTQNMSSEKAPNDSPEKSLFEGASGGNLSHSLTETNELKFSEDMTFDFDQDLMDFYTDILDQTNPGDLFDFDGEFSKKTENEIDLIGTSDLFPMPEELEEGEILE, encoded by the exons ATGTCTGTTTCTGCGTCACAAACCGAAGAACAAGTCTCAACTAGGAAACCAACAACACTGTGTGAAGAATGCAAATCAAACCCATCGAAATACACGTGCCCTGGTTGCTCCTTACACTCGTGCAGTCTTCCATGCGTGAAGTCTCACAAAGACCGAACTGGGTGTAGTGGCAAGAGGAACCAGACCCAGTTTCTTCCTCTTTCCAAGTTCGATGACAATGTCCTATTATCTG ACTATAAGTTGCTGGAGGAGGTGAAGAGGGTGGCTGAATCTGCTCAGAGAATGAGAAATAAATTGGGCATTTATGCATATTTTAGGTTACCTCGTTACCTTAGAAGCCTAAAGAATGCTGCTGGGAGCAGGAGAACCAAACTGTTGTTTCTCCCTAACGGAATGTCGAGAAGAGAGAAGAATCGGTCTCAATATGACCAGCg GAAGAAGTTTATATCTTGGACAATTGAATTACATTTTCACTCAACAGATATTGTTTTACTCGACCATGA AGTTGATGAAAATACAAGCTTTTACTCCATTCTAGAGAAGCACCTCAAGCCTGGTCCTTGGAAGAATCAGCTAAGGCAATTTTGTGAAGTCCAGCTGGATTGTCTAAAGCTTTTCATTCGTAAATACCCGAAA GGTCCCAAGTCATCTTTCAAGGAGTTAGATATAAAAGCGCCAATCAGACAGCAATTAGCAAATATAGTCATTTTGGAGTTTcctgttgtttttgttttcttgccaTCTCACAGAATCAATTTTGAAGTTATTAAGGATGTCAATACCAGCAAACATAAATCACTGCAGAAAGATTGTGAAGACAACCAATTCCCTCAAGGTTTATCTTTTAGGGAGGAAGTGATAGAAGATGACAACAACTCTGCAGATCCTCAGGTTTTTGATCTCATGAAGCAAGTGGAATCAAGTTTATCACATGAAGTGATGACCCAAAATATGAGTTCTGAGAAAGCACCAAATGATTCCCCAGAGAAGTCTCTGTTTGAAGGAGCTTCTGGGGGTAATCTTTCACATTCTTTGACGGAAACCAATGAACTAAAATTCTCTGAAGATATGACATTTGACTTTGATCAGGATTTGATGGATTTCTATACTGATATCTTGGATCAAACAAATCCTGGTGATCTTTTTGATTTTGATGGtgaattttcaaagaaaacagaaaatgaaatagatttAATTGGTACTAGTGATTTATTCCCTATGCCAGAGGAATTGGAGGAAGGggaaattttagaataa